The genomic segment TTTAATCAAGTTCCAGGTAGCTATTCAGTAACAGTAAGAGATGGAAATACATGCGATACTACCTTTACACTAACAATAGGTAATAACCCAGGCATTACAGCAGACGTAACAAGTAGTACTAATGCGACCTGTAAAGGAGGAGCAGATGGTACAGCAACAGTAACAGGTTCAGACCCATTAACTACCTACGATTACAGTTGGTCAACCGTACCTGCACAGCTGACACAAACAGCAACAGGACTGTCAGCAGGCACATATTATGTTACCATTACAGATCAAGCAACAGGATGTTCAGCAAGTGATAGTGTAATAATAACCGAGCCAACACGAGTAACCATAAGCAGTGTAAGTCCAAATGTTACGATATGTGCAGGACAAACAACAAACATCACATCCACAGCCACAGGCGGTTCTGGAGCAGGATATGTATACACATGGAACAATGGATTGGGAGTAGGACAAAATCATACAGTGAGTCCATTACCAAACACGACCACGAATTATGAAGTAACAGCAGTAGATGCCAATGGCTGTCCATCAGATACAGGACGAGTAACGGTGATAGTACACCCATCATTAAGTGTAATAGCATCCACTACGAAGGACACTGTTTGTCCAGGAGTAAGCACAACCCTAAATGCACTAGCAAGCTTTGGTAATGGAGGACCATACACCTATAGTTGGTCACCAACAACCAACATGACAGGGTCAAACACATCAAACCCAACAGTAACCCCAACAGGAGCTACTACCTATACAGTAACATTAAATGATGGCTGTTCACCATCAGTAACAGACACAATAAGAATCTACCTGTATAACTTACCAAACCCACAAGCAAGTGCAGATACCTTGAGTTTATGTATAGAACCAAGAGAAGCGATAACATTTTATAACTTAACCGATACCACAAATGGGATGTTAGATACCAATAGAGTGACATGGAATTTTGGAGATGGTACAACAGCAACACAGCCATGGGATACGATACAACACACCTACAATCAAGTAGGAACATATACAGTAAGCATGACCGTATACAGTCAAGCGCCACGAGGAGGATGCTCAAAAACAAATGTGGTGGTGAATCAGATAGACATCAACGCATTGCCAGTAGCAGACTTTAGTTCAACACCCAACCCAACAAGCATGTTTGAAACAGAGGTTCAGTTTGCCGACCAAAGTGGAAGTGCTATAGATAATTATCATTGGGATTTTGGAGGACTAGATACAAGCAACTACCCCAATCCAATATATATATTTCCAGACGACACCAATGGCGTGTACCCAGTAACCTTAACAGTAATAGACATGAATGGCTGTACAGATGACATTACAAAATTAGTAACGATAACAGCAGAATATGGAATTTATATACCCAATGCCTTTACCCCAGATTTTGACTTTAAGAACGATATGTTTGGGCCCACAGGATTTGGTATCTCACCAGAGGATTATCACTTTATGATATTTGATAGATGGGGAGAGAAACTGTTTGATACAGATGTATTGTTTAAGCCATGGGATGGATTTTACAAAGGCACCAGAGTACAAGAGGGAGTGTATGTATGGAAACTCTTCTTTAAAGATTACAACAATAAAAAACACGAACGCATAGGACATGTTACTATTATTCAGTAGTTAAACATCAATAAAAAAGAGGCGGTTATTTTACCGCCTCTTTTTTTATAGTGTATTTTGTTGCCAATTTCATACTTTTGTCACTCTAATAAAAAGCATGGACATAAAATACGATCAGCAAAAACAATTACGCTATGATAAGGCTTATTTAAAAATGGCTTTAGAGTGGGGAAAACTATCGCATTGTAAAAGAAAGCAGGTTGGTTCTATTATCGTAAAAGATAGAATGATTATTTCAGATGGCTACAATGGCACACCAACAGGATTTGATAATTGTTGCGAAGATGAAAATGAAAAAACGCATTGGTATGTTTTACATGCCGAAGCTAACGCAATATTAAAAGTAGCAAAATCTACACATAATGCTGATGGAGCAACACTTTATATTACCTTATCTCCATGTAAAGAATGTAGTAAATTAATACTACAAGCGGGTATTATAAGAGTAGTTTATTATAATTCTTACAAAGACGATGCTGGTATCCATTTTTTGAAAGAATCAGGAATACAAGTTGACCAAATTTCAAATTTAGATTAGCCCTAACAATTACTAAGGAATGAATAAGAATAAAACCTTTCTCTATTTTATATTGCCAACAGTAATTGCATTTTGTGTGGTTATAGGGGTTTATTTAGGTGCATATCTATCTCAAAATTCGGTTGATAAAACCATCATTTTTCCAGTAAATGCTAAACTCAAAAATTCAAACAAACTCAATGAGATTTTAAATTTCATTGAAGACATGTATGTAGACACTGTTAATAAAGGAGAATTAACCGAGATATCTATTGCAAGTATTTTATCAAAGTTAGACCCTCATTCTTATTATATTCCTGCAAAAGAATTTAATGAAATGAACGATCCATTGGAAGGGAATTTTCAAGGGATAGGTGTGGAGTTTAGAATAAATAATGATACGGTTATGATTCTTTCTGTTATCGCAAACGGACCATCAGAAAAAGTTGGTTTAGAAGCAGGTGATCGAATTATAAAAGTAGGTAAGAAAACAATTGCAGGAAATGGTATAACTAACGAAAATGTGATTAAATTACTTAAAGGACCTAAAGGAACAAAAGTAAATGTTAGTGTTGCTCGAAAAGGCATAAAAAAACTGATTGATTATACCATTACCCGAGATGAAATTCCAATTTTTAGTATTGAATCACCTTATATGATTGATGACGAAATTGGTTTTATTAAAATAAATAGGTTTGCTAAAACCACTTATGGAGAGTTTATGTCGGCAACTAAAAAACTCTTAAAATCAGGAATGAAAGACCTTATTATTGATTTAAGAGGCAATGGTGGTGGTGTGATGGGAGCCGCTACAAGCATTGCCGATGAGTTTTTGGCTAAAGATAAAATGATTGTTTACACCCAAGGTAAATCAAGAAATAAAGAAGCATTTTATGCTACTGATAGAGGAATATTGGAAAAAACGAATATCATCATTTTAATTAATGAGAATTCAGCTTCAGCAAGTGAGATATTAGCTGGAGCTGTTCAGGATAACGACCGAGGGACAATTATTGGTCGTCGTTCTTTTGGTAAAGGGTTAGTACAGGAGCAAGTAATGTGGCCAGATGGATCGGCACTTCGTTTAACAGTTGCTCGTTATTATACCCCATCAGGTAGATGTATTCAAAAACCTTATGATGATGGGATGGATAACTATAATATGGAATCGTACAATCGCTATTTAAATGGAGAGTTGTTAAGTGCCGATAGTATTCATTTTCCTGATTCATTAAAATTTTACACCCCACTTGGAAAAATTGTTTACGGAGGAGGAGGTATTATGCCTGATGTTTTTGTGCCAATTGATACTGTTGGAAACACTAATTATTTTTACGAGTTACGTTATCGAGGAATTTTACAAGATTTTTCTTTACAGTATGTAGATAACAATAGAAAAAAACTCAAAGACCAATACAAAAATGCTATTGAGTTTAAGAAGCAATTTAGAGTTTCAAACGACTTGTTTAATAGCTTAATTAAATTTGCAGAGAAAAACGAATTGCCTAGGAATTTAGGCGAAATTAAGTTGTCGAAAGAAATCATCGTTAGAGCTTTGAGAGCATCGATAAGTAAGGATTTGTTCGGTAATTTTGGTTACTACGTTATCATCAACGATGAAGATAATACCGTGCAAGAGGCAATTTCTACTTTTAATATTACCAATAAATAATGAAGAAAGATATTAATCCTTCCCAAATAAAAGACGTTGCTATTACCGTTGTAAAGGAAGTGAATGAACTTAATCAAGATGAGTGGAATGTTTACTTGATTAATATGACTAATGAAAAACTTCAACAAGTATTGGTATCTTCCAGGGGTTATTTGAAACTTGAAAATGGTGAAGAAACCAAGACCACTACACTTCGTCATGCTTTAGGAGATGTTGAACCCATGAGTTTTGTTAAAATTGAACCCATAATGGAGAATGTTTTTGGATTACATAACGAGTATTGGTTGAGTTTTTTTAAAGACAATGAATTGTTAGATAAGAAATACATTTTTTTGGCAGAAACCATAAAAGAGGAGAATTTAATAGCTGTACCTATTATTTTCAAAAAAGGCATATTGATTAAGTAATTTTCTATCAAAACTTTTTTCATACCTTTGGTTGTCACTTAATACTGATTAAAAATGCTTGACAACATCAATCTCGAAAAGATTTTATTTTTAGATATTGAAACCACTTCGGCGGTTAAGTCGTTCGATGAGCTTTCTGATGATTTCAAGAAACATTGGGAGCATAAATCAAAATTTATTTCTAAAGAAGACGAAACTCCATCAGAAACATACTCTCGTGCTGGTATTTATGCCGAGTTTGGTAAAATCGTATGTATTTCAGTAGGTTTTATTAAAATTGAATTGGGAGTTAAAAAACTAAGGTTAAAGTCGTTTTATAACCATAATGAAGCCGAGCTTTTAGCCGATTTTTTTGAATTGTTGAATAAACATTACGATACACCTCAGCACATACTTTGTGCTCATAACGGAAAAGAGTTTGACTATCCCTATATTGCTCGGAGAGGGTTGGTAAATGGTTTGAGTATTCCTTGTATTTTAGATTTAGCTGGTAAAAAACCTTGGGAAGTTCAGCATTTAGATACCTTGCAATTATGGAAATTTGGTGATTATAAACATTTTACTTCGCTAAGTTTGCTGACAACTCTTTTTAATATTCCAACTCCAAAAGATGACATTGATGGCAGTATGGTAAATCAGGTTTATTGGCAAGAAAATGATTTGGAGAGAATTGCAAATTATTGTCAAAAAGATGTCGTAGCTTTAACCCAGTTATTTTTGAAATTTAAAAACGAGCAATTAATCGATTCAGCACATATTTTTTATAGCTAAACAAATGAAATTCAAAATGTTAAAAAAGAAAAGCCTTTTTTCGTTAATTATTATTCTAACTATTTTTTCGTGTAAAAAAGCTACATCTCCGCATTTCGATGCTATAATAAAATCAGACCAAGGAGTTTTTAGAGGAGTAGAAATTGGTAGTACAATCGAAGAGGTTCAGCAACTAGAAAACAAAGAGTTTTTGGTTGATAACATGCCTGAATATTTGTATTACGATTACAATATGGATATGGGTAATAGTTATACCATTTCATACGATTTTTCTGAAAACAGTTTGTACGAAATTGAACTTTCGGCTTATTTTGATAAAATTGAAGATGCCAACAATTTGTTTGTTGAGTTAACCAAACATTTTACCGATACTTATGGTACTGGAAAAGTTGCCGACGATGGTTACACCTCTTGGAGAACAAAAAGTAAAAAAACTGCTAATGGAGTAGAGATAGCTATGATTAACGATAGCCAAGAGTATGGATACATTTCTATACTAATTAGCGACTTAAACTATTGATTAATAAGCTATAATAGGGCTTTCATCTAATCTTTTGTTAGGTAATGTCTTCAATAGTTGTATTAATTCGTTTTTACACTTATCTTTAAAGCCTTTTTACAGTATATAAGTCTATTTATGGAAAACAGAACATTACTAGAAATTAAAAATTTAGTTACTGAATTTAGAACTGAAGACGAAACGGTAAAAGCCGTAAATGATATCTCTTTCACTTTAAATAAAGGAGAAACAATTGGAATTGTTGGTGAATCGGGTTCTGGTAAATCGGTTACTTCACTTTCTGTAATGAGATTAATACCAAACCCTCCAGGAAGAATTGCTTCTGGAGAAATTCTATTTCACACATCGAGTGGAATAGTAGATTTAGCAAAAGCGAATGAAAAAACAATGAGGACTCTTCGTGGTAACGAAATTGCCATGATATTTCAAGAGCCCATGACTTCGTTAAATCCTGTATATACTTGTGGAGATCAGGTTGCTGAAGCAATTATTGTTCATCAAAAAGTGAATAAGCAAGAAGCGAAATTAAGAACCATTGAGTTGTTTAAAAAAGTACAATTACCTCGTCCAGAGGCAATTTTCGATACTTACCCTCATCAAATTTCAGGTGGACAAAAGCAACGTGTAATGATTGCTATGGCGATGTCGTGCAATCCTAAAATACTTATTGCCGATGAGCCTACTACAGCTTTAGACGTTACAGTTCAAAAAACCATTTTGGAATTGATGAACAAATTGCAGTTAGAGCATGATATGGGTATTATGTTTATTACACACGATTTAGGTGTAATTGCTGAATTGGCTGATAAAGTGGTAGTAATGTACAAAGGTAAGGTGGTTGAGCAAGGATCGGTGTTAGACATTTTTAACAATCCACAACATCCATATACAAAAGGATTATTGGCTTGTCGCCCACCACTGAACAAACGTTTAAAATGGTTACCAACGGTAGCTGATTTTATGACGGTTGATAAAGAAGGAGTAATGCATGAAACCAACAAATCGGTTGAAGAAGTTACCAATAGTTTGATTATTTCTGCAGAGGAAACTGCTGCACAACACAAAGTATTGTATGCAAAAGAGCCAGTTTTACAAATAAAAAATTTAAAAACATACTTTCCAATTAGCAAAGGCTTGTTTGGTAAATCTACCGAATATGTTAAAGCAGTTGACGATATTACTTTTGATGTTTACCCTGGTGAAACTTTAGGTTTAGTTGGTGAGTCGGGTTGTGGTAAAACCACTTTGGGTCGAACTATTTTAAAATTGTTGGAACCAACCGAAGGACAAATTATTTTTGAAGGTCATGATTTGACCAATTTAGGTGCTAAAGAAATGAGGGAGTACAGAAAAAAAATGCAAATTATTTTTCAAGACCCTTATTCATCATTAAACCCTAGAATTACCATTGGTGAAGCTATTATGGAGCCAATGAAAGTTCATAATGTATTGGCAAATGATGCTGAAAGAAAAGCAAGAGTAATGGAGTTGTTAAGACGAGTAAATTTACCAGAACATCATTTTTACCGTTATCCACATGAGTTCTCAGGCGGTCAACGTCAACGTATTTGTATTGCACGTTCGTTAGCATTAAACCCTCGTTTTATTATTTGCGATGAGTCGGTTTCTGCACTCGACGTTTCTGTCCAAGCCCAAGTACTAAACTTGTTAAATGAGTTAAAACAAGAATTTGGGTTTACTTATATTTTTATTTCTCACGATTTATCGGTGGTTAAGTTTATGAGCGATAGAATGGTGGTAATGAACCAGGGTAAGATTGAGGAAATGGGACTTGCTGATGAGATTTACAACAATCCACAAACGGAATACACTAAAAAATTAATTGGAGCTATACCAAAAGGTGAGTTAGATGATATTAAGGCTGCAATTGCAAAAAAGAAAGCAAATGCAGGAATGATAGCTTAAAGATTTAATTTTTGCTGTTTATTCTTTACCAGTTTTAGTTTAATTTCTTCCATGTCTTTTAGCTGAGAAGTAATTGGCTTGTTGTTAAGTCGAATGAATTCCTTGATAATATAACTTTTTAGATTTTCTTTATCCAAGAGCATATCCTTTAGCTCAAAATCTTTATCATCGGCATTTACAATAATAAGGTTAAACAAATCTTCCATCAAAGCAATTTCCATCGATTCTTTAAGTATCAAGTTGTACTTTTTTATCAAGGCTTTGAGTTTTATTTGTTGGGCTTTGGTCATAATCAATAAATTTAATCAAATATTCAAAAACATCTTGTCAACTAATTAAAAAATATTATTTTTGCAGTCCTTTTGCAGGCGTGGTGGAATTGGTAGACACGCTAGACTTAGGATCTAGTGCCGCGAGGTGTGAGAGTTCGAGTCTCTCCGCCTGTACAAAAGAAAAAGGTACGAGTCCCGATAGCTATCGGGATTGTACCTTTTTTAAATTTAGTGAAACTCCACTCCTTATGTAGTGGTTAGTAGAACTTATTCTGCTGAAAAGCGGAATCGTATTAAAAAATTGAACAATTACTGGACTAAAGCCAAAACTCAAATGAACATTACACAAGAAAAAATTGACAATTTAAATGCTGTAATCAAAATACAGTTGTCAGAGTCGGATTATCAAAAAAATGTAGATAAAGTATTAAAAGACTACAGAAATAAAGCTTCGGTGCCTGGATTTAGAAAGGGTCATGTGCCAATGGGAATGGTAAAGAAAATGGTTGGTGTTAACGCTATGGTTGATGAAATTAATAAAGTTTTATCAGAATCGTTACAAAAATACCTTGCTGAAGAAAAGTTGGATGTTTTAGGAAATCCACTTCCAAAATTAGACGAGCAAGAAAAAATTGACTGGGAAAATCAAAAAGATTTTGAATTTAGATATGATGTTGGATTGGCACCTTCGTTTGAAGTTGAACTTTCTGATAAATTTAAGTTTGACCAGTACATTATAAAAGTTGCTAAAGCTGATATTGATAAATATGTTGAAGATTTATCGAGAAGATATGGTAAAATGACCAATCCAGAAGTTGCAGATGCAGATGATATGTTGTTTGGTAAATTTGAAGAGTTAGAAAACGGACAGGTAAAAGAAGGTGGAATTACCAATTCATCAGTAGTTATTATCAAATCAGTTACCGATTCGTCGCTTCAAAAATCGTTAGTTGGAGCTAAAGCTGGTTCAGTTATTGAGTTAGACCCTAAAAAAGTATCGGAACACGAATCGGATGTTGCTGCTGCTTTAGGTGTTAAACCAAACGAATTAAAAAACATCAACAACAAGTTTAGATATACCGTTGAAAAAATAAACAAAATTTTACCAGCAGAAGTTAACCAAGATTTGTTTGATAAAGTTTTTGGACCAAACAATGTAAAATCGGTTGAAGAATTTAGGGGTAAAATTGAAGAACAAATGTCGCAAGGTTTGGTTGTGGATAGCGATAGAAAACTAAAGACAGATATTCAAGATGAGCTGTTAAGCAAGCTAAGTCTACAACTTCCTGATAGTTTCTTAAAAAGATGGATTGCCTCAAGTAATGAGAATCCAGTTACTCCAGAACAAATTGAACAAGAGTATGACCAATACGCTAAAGAATTAAAATGGCAGTTGGTGGAAAATAAAATCATTAAAAAATACGACATTAAAGTTTCTTTTGAAGATGTTGTTGAGCATACCAAAGGGTTGCTAAAACAACAATTAGCAAGCATGGGATTACCAAGCGATGACGATAAAGATTTAACAGAAACTGCTAACAGAGTGTTGCAAAACCAAGAGGAAGCTCGTAACATTTATATGATGATGTACGATATGAAAATGATGAAGTTGTTTAAAAGCATCTTTAAATTAAATAAGAAAGAAATTTCTTATGAAGATTTTGCCAAAATAGCTTACGGCAAAAAATAACACGAAAAGCCTCGCAATTTTGCGGGGCTTTTTTGTTTAAATCTTTGTATAAAAATCATAAATAAATAAATCTTAAAATACTAAATTAGAGGCTTCAATTTAATTACAATTTAAAACCATAACAACTATGTTTGACAAAGACGAATTTAGAAAATATGCTATTAAACACAGAGGTATAAGTAGCTCAGTATACGATCAATATCAATCGATTCATGCCGATTATATTTCTCCAACTATTATTGAAGAGCGTCAATTGAACGTAGCTTCTATGGATGTGTTCTCTCGATTAATGATGGATAGAATTATATTTCTTGGAACAGGAATTAACGATTACGTAGCAAATATTATTCAAGCACAATTGCTTTTTTTAGAGTCGGTTGATGCAAAAAAAGATATTCAAATTTATGTAAACTCACCAGGTGGTGGTGTTTATGCAGGTTTAGGTATTTATGATACCATGCAGTATATTGCACCAGATGTAGCAACTATTTGTACGGGTATGGCAGCTTCTATGGGTGCTGTTTTATTGTGTGCTGGTGCGGCTGGAAAAAGAACAGCCCTTCCTCATTCAAGAGTGATGATTCACCAACCTTTAGGTGGAGCTCAAGGACAAGCATCCGATATCGAAATTACTGCAAGAGAAATCCAAAAATTAAAAAAAGAATTGTACGATATAATTGCTAAACATTCGGGTAAGGATTACGATACTGTTTGGAAAGATAGCGATAGAGATTACTGGATGATTGCACAAGAAGCCAAAGAATATGGTATGATTGACGAAGTTTTAGTAAAAGAGAAAAAATAAGCCCACCCCATCCCTCCCGAAGGGAGGGTGAGCTAACTCTAAAATAAGGATTAAGTTTTTTTAATATTAGAAAAATTAAGAAATAATATGAATTTCGCCTCATTTCCCCCTTCGGGGGATTAAGGGGGCTTTCAAACTATAAAAATATGAGCTATATTGCACAAGTACATGCACGACAAATTTTAGATTCTAGAGGTAACCCAACTGTTGAAGTTGATGTAATCACTCAAAATGGTGTTTTAGGTAGAGCAGCTGTTCCTTCTGGAGCATCAACTGGTAAATACGAGGCAGTAGAATTACGAGATGGAGATAAAGGCAGATACATGGGTAAAGGGGTTTTGAAAGCGATTCAAAACATAAATACAGTTATTAATGAAGAATTAATGGGAGCTTATGTTTTAGATCAAGCTGGAATTGATAAAGCATTAATTGCCTTAGATGGTTCTGAAAACAAAAGTAACATAGGTGCTAATGCCATTTTAGGAGTATCAATGGCTTGTGCTAAAGCTGCTTCTGAAGAGACAGGAATTCCGTTGTATAGTTATGTTGGAGGGGTCAATGCCAATATGTTGCCTATTCCAATGATGAATATTTTAAATGGAGGTTCTCATGCTGATAATAGTATTGATTTCCAAGAGTTTATGGTTATGCCAGTTGGTGCATCATCGTTTAGTGAAGGGTTAAGAATGGGAACAGAGGTTTTTCATCACTTGAAAGAAGTACTGAAATCTAAAGGTCATTCTACAAATGTTGGTGATGAAGGTGGTTTTGCTCCAAATTTAAAATCGAATGAAGAGGCGATTGAAACAGTTTTAATGGCGATTGAAAAGGCAGGATACAAACCAGGCGATGATATGTTTATTGCAATGGATGCTGCTAGTTCAGAGTTTTACAATGCCAAAGAAAAGGTATATCATTTCCATCAATCGACAGGAGATAAATTAACCTCTTCAGAAATGGTAAGTTATTGGAAAGATTGGACAAAAAAATATCCGATTCTATCGATAGAAGATGGTTTAGATGAAGATGATTGGGCTGGATGGGCACAATTAAATGCCGCTATTGGTAATAAAGTTCAGTTAGTTGGTGACGATTTATTTGTTACCAATGTAAAAAGATTAAAAAGAGGAATTGAAGAAAAATCAGCCAATTCTATTTTAATTAAAGTAAATCAAATAGGCTCATTAACAGAAACTATTAATGCTGTTGATATGGCAAATAGAGCTTCTTTTACGTCTGTTATGAGTCATCGTTCGGGCGAAACTGAAGATACCACCATTGCTGATTTAGCGGTAGCGTTAAATACTGGTCAAATTAAAACGGGTTCAGCATCTCGTTCTGATAGAATGGCAAAATATAACCAACTATTGAGAATTGAAGAAGCGCTTGGTTCAACTGCCAGATATTTGGGTAGAGATTTGAAGTTTTTGAAATAAGCGGATTTTAAAGATAAATTGTTAACAAAGCCTTTAGTTTTCTAAAGGCTTTGTTAGTTTTTAGAAGAAATGAAAATATTACATTTATTTTATTCCAATTGTTTGCTAATTAATTTTAGCTTAATTAAATTCGCATGAGCCGAATAGAACATTCACATCTTAATAATATAAAACATGTCTGAAATAGCAAAATTAGAGCTTAATGGGAAAGTTTACGAATTTCCTGTTATAGAGGGAACTGAAAACGAAAAAGCAATTGATATTACTAAATTGAGAGGAGCAACTGGTTATATAACCATGGATCCAGGGTATAAAAATTCAGGTGCTTGTACAAGTGCAATTACTTTTCTTGATGGAGAAGAAGGAATATTGAGATACAGAGGATATTCGATAGAAGATTTAGCTGGAAAAGCTACATTTTTAGAAGTTTGTTATTTATTAGTTTTTGGCGATTTACCAACAAAGGCTGAATTAGAAAAATTCGAAAACAACATTCGAAAATATACTTTAGTAAATGAGGAAATGAAAGACATCATTGATGGATTTCCTAAAAGTGCTCATCCAATGGGTATTTTATCTTCATTAACAAGTGCATTAACAGCTTTCAATTCTAAACCAGTTGATGTAACTTCTGAAGAAGCGATTTATAATGCTGTTTGTAAAACATTAGGAAAATTTGTTGTTTTAGCAACGTGGGTTCATCGAAAAAGAGAAGGTTTCCCTTTGAACTATTACGATAATTCAAAAGGATATGTTGAGAATTTTATGCACATGATGTTTGCTATTCCAACCGAAAAATATACAGCAAATCCAATTATTGTGGATGCATTGGATAAATTGTTTATCCTTCATGCCGACCACGAACAAAACTGTTCTACATCAACCGTAAGAATTGTTGGTTCTTCTCATGCTGGATTATTTGCTTCAATTTCTGCTGGAGTTTCTGCATTATGGGGTCCATTACATGGTGGTGCTAATCAAGCTGTAATTGAAATGTTAGAAGCAATTAAAGCTGATGGTGGAGATGTTGAAAAATACATTCTTAAAGCGAAAGATAAAGATGATCCATTCCGTTTAATGGGCTTTGGACACAGAGTTTATAAAAACTTTGACCCAAGAGCAAAAATCATTAAAAAAGCAGCTGACGATGTTTTAGATGCTTTAGGTATTGATGATCCAATTTTAGATATTGCAAAAAAATTAGAGAAAACGGCTTTGGAAGATGAATATTTCAAATCAAAAAATCTTTACCCAAATGTTGATTTCTACTCAGGTATTATTTACCGTGCATTAGGTATTCCTTCAGAAATGTTTACTGTAATGTTTGCTGTAGGTCGTTTG from the Flavobacteriales bacterium genome contains:
- a CDS encoding citrate synthase, which encodes MSEIAKLELNGKVYEFPVIEGTENEKAIDITKLRGATGYITMDPGYKNSGACTSAITFLDGEEGILRYRGYSIEDLAGKATFLEVCYLLVFGDLPTKAELEKFENNIRKYTLVNEEMKDIIDGFPKSAHPMGILSSLTSALTAFNSKPVDVTSEEAIYNAVCKTLGKFVVLATWVHRKREGFPLNYYDNSKGYVENFMHMMFAIPTEKYTANPIIVDALDKLFILHADHEQNCSTSTVRIVGSSHAGLFASISAGVSALWGPLHGGANQAVIEMLEAIKADGGDVEKYILKAKDKDDPFRLMGFGHRVYKNFDPRAKIIKKAADDVLDALGIDDPILDIAKKLEKTALEDEYFKSKNLYPNVDFYSGIIYRALGIPSEMFTVMFAVGRLPGWIAQWIEMRVNQEPIGRPRQIYTGHTLRPFKEVSNR